The following proteins come from a genomic window of Corynebacterium crudilactis:
- a CDS encoding PRD domain-containing protein — MVSTSAWKIIQVFNNNVVLAENGSDRAVLLGRGLGFGRARGAAVQPDAVQEYFHPSAIQPPEQLARLIAELNPEIISLARELAETAEFMCDVTIPDSTVVAMADHIRFAIDRAAQGIYLPNPLRWEVSQFYPREFAFGHKALAHIKSTTRVSLPEEEAVSLALHVVNAQFAQNTRQDSMARTAQLTTLLTKVFDVVEAALPDQEIDRDSMTAARFITHLRFLLQRLIGREGKAHEAEKGLISLSSKVADEYPVSFSIAGKVIMMLQLELDTTCSEDEAVYLALHIARLMKSPR, encoded by the coding sequence ATGGTGAGCACTTCCGCTTGGAAGATTATTCAAGTCTTCAACAACAATGTGGTCCTAGCTGAGAACGGGTCAGATAGGGCTGTGTTATTGGGCCGTGGGCTTGGGTTTGGGCGTGCCCGTGGTGCTGCTGTTCAGCCTGATGCGGTGCAGGAGTATTTCCATCCATCGGCGATCCAGCCTCCTGAGCAGTTGGCACGGTTGATTGCGGAGCTCAATCCGGAGATCATTTCTTTGGCTCGTGAGCTGGCAGAAACCGCGGAGTTCATGTGTGATGTGACAATTCCGGATTCCACGGTGGTGGCAATGGCGGACCATATTCGCTTTGCTATTGATCGTGCAGCTCAGGGGATTTATCTGCCAAATCCGTTGCGCTGGGAGGTCAGCCAGTTTTATCCCCGCGAGTTCGCTTTCGGGCATAAGGCATTGGCACATATCAAAAGCACAACTCGGGTGAGTTTGCCGGAAGAAGAGGCAGTGTCGTTGGCCTTGCACGTGGTTAATGCGCAGTTTGCGCAGAACACTCGGCAGGATTCGATGGCGAGGACTGCCCAGCTCACCACGTTGCTCACCAAGGTTTTTGATGTGGTGGAGGCTGCTTTGCCGGATCAAGAGATTGATCGGGATTCCATGACGGCTGCCCGATTTATTACTCATCTGCGTTTTCTTTTGCAGCGCTTGATCGGGCGGGAAGGTAAAGCACATGAGGCGGAGAAGGGGCTTATCAGTCTGTCTTCCAAGGTGGCGGATGAATATCCAGTGTCGTTTTCCATCGCCGGAAAAGTGATCATGATGCTGCAGTTGGAGTTGGATACCACCTGCTCAGAAGATGAAGCAGTGTATTTGGCGTTGCATATAGCGCGTTTGATGAAGTCACCGCGATAA
- a CDS encoding glycoside hydrolase family 1 protein: MHISKLPPFPEDFLWGASTSAYQTEGAWNEDGKGPSVIDVRESYPEGTCDYTVATDTYHHVEEDVALFAELGLKTYRFSIAWTRIIPDGDGEENPAGIAFYHRLIDELLKYGIEPLVTMYHFDLPAALDDKGGWGSRDTIDAFERFAKILFREYGSKVKRWLTINEQNMMILHGDALGTTKLRGLEAKKDLYQQNHNMFVAQAKAMIACHEMLDDALIGPAPNIAPVYAATEAPQDVVTADNWWAIRNWLYLDLAVRGEYNGIAWAYLTERGWEPTIEDGDMEIMKAAKPDFIAFNYYNSQTVAAIGEGEEINDGSGDQQIAWGEKGLYKAVKNTHLEITNFGWGIDPNGFRTVMRQIWYRYRLPMILTENGLGEFDTLTEDGRVHDDYRIEYLAKHIEQIQYALAEGVEMFGYCPWSAIDLVSTHQGVAKRYGFIYVDRTDSDLKSLARIRKDSFFWYQGVIANKALSTPE, translated from the coding sequence GACCTTCGGTGATCGATGTCCGCGAAAGCTACCCAGAGGGTACGTGCGATTACACCGTGGCAACCGATACTTACCACCACGTGGAAGAGGACGTTGCACTGTTCGCGGAGTTGGGTCTTAAAACCTACCGTTTCTCTATCGCGTGGACTCGTATTATTCCTGATGGCGATGGTGAGGAAAACCCTGCGGGTATCGCCTTCTACCACCGCCTTATTGATGAGCTCCTGAAATACGGCATTGAACCACTAGTGACCATGTACCACTTTGATCTTCCAGCAGCGTTGGATGACAAGGGTGGCTGGGGAAGCCGCGACACCATTGATGCTTTTGAGCGTTTCGCTAAGATTTTGTTCCGTGAATATGGATCAAAGGTAAAGCGCTGGCTGACCATCAATGAGCAAAACATGATGATTCTGCACGGCGATGCCTTGGGAACCACCAAGCTTCGCGGCTTGGAAGCAAAGAAGGATCTGTACCAGCAGAATCACAATATGTTTGTAGCTCAGGCCAAAGCGATGATTGCCTGCCACGAGATGTTGGATGATGCTCTGATTGGACCTGCCCCCAACATCGCTCCTGTGTACGCAGCAACTGAGGCTCCACAAGATGTGGTGACTGCTGATAATTGGTGGGCAATTCGCAACTGGCTGTACCTGGATTTGGCTGTTCGCGGTGAATACAACGGCATCGCATGGGCGTACCTGACTGAGCGCGGTTGGGAACCCACGATTGAGGACGGTGACATGGAGATCATGAAGGCCGCCAAGCCTGATTTCATTGCTTTCAATTACTACAACTCTCAAACCGTGGCTGCGATTGGGGAAGGTGAAGAAATCAATGATGGCAGCGGTGACCAGCAGATCGCCTGGGGTGAGAAGGGCCTATACAAGGCAGTAAAGAACACTCACCTGGAGATCACCAACTTTGGATGGGGCATTGATCCGAATGGTTTCCGTACCGTCATGCGCCAGATTTGGTACCGCTACCGTTTGCCCATGATCTTGACGGAAAACGGACTCGGTGAATTCGACACCTTGACTGAGGACGGCCGCGTTCATGATGATTACCGCATTGAATATTTAGCCAAGCATATTGAACAGATCCAATATGCTCTTGCAGAGGGCGTTGAAATGTTTGGTTACTGCCCGTGGTCGGCTATCGATTTGGTGTCGACCCACCAAGGTGTAGCCAAGCGTTATGGATTCATTTATGTTGATCGCACGGATTCGGATCTGAAGTCTTTGGCGCGTATCCGGAAGGACTCTTTCTTCTGGTACCAAGGCGTGATCGCCAATAAGGCATTAAGTACGCCTGAGTAA